The following are from one region of the Hymenobacter sp. YIM 151858-1 genome:
- a CDS encoding murein L,D-transpeptidase catalytic domain-containing protein, whose translation MPHLQKPLSAPVRGLASTLRATPPLPALVLIGALLSNCSANPATELADELPLAYYRSLLEPHLGRRFNERVAFFVDLTRPSNQTRFFVLDLKTNQVLAQGLCCNGRTNAAGEVVYSNTPNSNCSSKGAAKVSYAYNGQFGKAYKLEGLETSNSNVFARAVVLHAHSCVPAEPTSYPICESQGCPTVNPAFLATLAGYIDHSPKPILLYVR comes from the coding sequence GTGCCCCATTTGCAAAAGCCGCTGAGCGCGCCGGTACGCGGGCTTGCCTCCACACTCCGGGCAACACCTCCCCTGCCGGCGCTGGTTCTGATCGGGGCACTTCTGAGCAATTGCTCGGCAAATCCCGCAACCGAGCTGGCCGACGAGCTGCCACTGGCCTACTACCGCAGCCTGCTGGAGCCGCACCTAGGCCGGCGCTTCAACGAGCGGGTGGCGTTCTTCGTCGATCTGACGCGCCCTTCCAATCAAACCCGCTTCTTCGTGCTCGACCTGAAAACGAACCAGGTGCTGGCCCAGGGGCTCTGTTGCAACGGCCGCACCAATGCCGCCGGCGAGGTTGTTTACTCCAACACCCCCAACTCAAACTGCAGCTCGAAGGGGGCAGCGAAGGTGTCGTACGCCTACAACGGGCAATTTGGCAAAGCTTACAAGCTCGAAGGCCTGGAGACGAGCAACAGCAATGTGTTTGCCCGGGCGGTGGTGCTGCATGCGCACAGTTGCGTGCCGGCCGAGCCTACCTCCTACCCTATTTGCGAAAGCCAGGGCTGCCCTACGGTGAACCCGGCTTTTCTGGCAACGCTGGCCGGGTACATCGACCACAGCCCCAAACCGATACTGCTTTACGTACGGTAG